A window of Sphingobacterium sp. SRCM116780 contains these coding sequences:
- a CDS encoding SurA N-terminal domain-containing protein, with protein sequence MGLMSFLRNRAGYILTGAMAVAILAFLLGDVVKSGTPFWAKNQNRVGEINGEKIDYQEFNQQVDQTAEMFKQQMGGGNLTPQMKSYAVQQVWNQLLQKEILKGEIEKIGLDVSKNELNDLVTGKNPSNQIVQAFSNPQTGQFDRNQLLTFISQVNTSGNAQAAQQWEMLLAAVKEERLNSKYSSLLNNSVYVTSLEANDEYQQRNKLANFNYLLLDYASVKDNEIKVTDADYQAYYDEHKNSFKNQEETRSIEYAVVDARPTAKDINFAKETINKLKTELATAANDSLFASINSDNKYPYAFVKKGQLSPALDSVVFNAPAGSIVGPFESNGTLEIAKVVQTTVGPDSVKASHILLNPTAEGGVQKALAKADSIKGLLAKGEKFSTLAVQFSTDEASKVNGGELGTLTRGRMPAVIEDAIFNSKTGDIKIVESQYGVQIIKIENSIGSTKYVKAAIVDKAIISGKETLNNAHSKANAFLTVATAQNFAQEAQKLGLKTTTASRVLAMDNTLDGNEAPRELIKWAFDAKKGDISDRVFETEQSYILARLVDVQPKGIVPLESIKKDIEVAVKNTVKAKLLKEKMNAALSGASSLAQVGQKLGKTPVAVENIVLANPVIPGVSQENKVVGTVFGLQPNKPSKAIEGTQGIFAVQVNAFVNPAAIPDLNEQKKQILASKTQRAWASIFRALQDKAEITDNRVKFF encoded by the coding sequence ATGGGATTAATGAGCTTTTTGCGCAACCGAGCTGGTTACATTTTAACTGGAGCTATGGCTGTCGCAATTCTAGCATTTTTATTAGGAGATGTTGTCAAATCTGGAACTCCGTTTTGGGCTAAAAACCAAAATCGCGTAGGAGAAATAAATGGAGAAAAAATTGATTATCAAGAATTCAATCAACAAGTTGATCAAACAGCAGAGATGTTTAAACAACAAATGGGTGGTGGTAATTTGACTCCTCAAATGAAATCATATGCTGTTCAACAGGTATGGAATCAATTATTGCAAAAAGAAATCCTAAAAGGTGAAATTGAAAAAATCGGTTTAGATGTAAGTAAAAATGAATTAAATGATTTAGTGACAGGAAAAAATCCTTCCAATCAAATTGTTCAAGCTTTTTCAAACCCACAAACTGGACAATTTGATCGTAATCAATTGTTAACATTCATTTCTCAAGTAAATACATCTGGAAATGCACAAGCTGCTCAACAATGGGAAATGTTGTTAGCTGCTGTAAAAGAAGAACGTTTAAACAGTAAATATTCAAGTTTATTAAACAATAGTGTTTATGTTACGTCTTTAGAGGCTAATGATGAATATCAACAACGCAATAAATTGGCTAATTTCAATTACTTGTTGTTGGATTATGCTAGTGTTAAAGATAATGAAATCAAAGTTACTGATGCTGATTATCAAGCCTACTACGATGAGCATAAAAACTCCTTTAAAAACCAAGAAGAAACACGCTCTATTGAGTATGCTGTCGTAGACGCTCGTCCAACAGCAAAAGATATCAACTTTGCAAAAGAAACGATCAACAAGTTAAAAACAGAATTGGCAACTGCTGCAAATGATTCGTTATTTGCATCTATCAATTCAGACAACAAATATCCTTATGCTTTTGTGAAGAAAGGTCAACTGAGCCCTGCTTTAGATTCTGTTGTTTTCAACGCTCCTGCAGGAAGTATTGTTGGTCCATTTGAATCGAATGGTACACTTGAAATTGCTAAGGTAGTACAAACTACTGTGGGACCTGATTCTGTAAAAGCAAGCCATATCTTATTAAACCCTACTGCTGAAGGTGGTGTTCAAAAGGCATTAGCAAAAGCGGATTCAATCAAAGGTTTATTAGCTAAAGGAGAAAAATTCTCTACTTTGGCTGTTCAATTTAGCACAGATGAAGCGAGTAAAGTAAATGGTGGTGAACTTGGTACTTTGACTCGTGGACGTATGCCTGCCGTTATTGAAGATGCTATTTTCAATAGTAAAACTGGCGATATCAAAATTGTAGAATCTCAATATGGTGTTCAGATCATTAAAATTGAAAATTCAATTGGTTCTACGAAATACGTAAAAGCGGCCATTGTCGACAAAGCAATTATCAGCGGTAAAGAAACATTAAACAATGCACATAGTAAAGCGAATGCATTCTTAACGGTTGCTACTGCACAAAACTTTGCGCAAGAAGCTCAGAAGTTAGGATTAAAAACGACTACTGCTAGTCGTGTATTAGCAATGGATAATACATTAGATGGAAACGAGGCACCAAGAGAATTGATCAAATGGGCTTTCGACGCGAAAAAAGGTGATATCTCGGATCGCGTTTTTGAAACGGAGCAATCTTATATTTTAGCTCGTCTAGTGGATGTGCAACCTAAAGGTATCGTGCCATTGGAAAGTATTAAAAAAGATATCGAAGTTGCTGTTAAGAATACCGTAAAAGCAAAACTTCTGAAAGAGAAAATGAATGCAGCTTTAAGCGGTGCTTCTTCTCTAGCTCAAGTAGGTCAAAAATTAGGTAAAACACCTGTAGCTGTTGAAAATATTGTATTGGCGAACCCTGTTATTCCAGGTGTTTCTCAAGAAAACAAAGTTGTAGGTACTGTATTTGGATTACAACCAAATAAACCATCGAAAGCAATTGAAGGAACACAAGGTATTTTTGCCGTTCAGGTTAATGCATTTGTTAATCCTGCTGCAATTCCTGATTTAAACGAACAGAAAAAACAAATTTTAGCGAGTAAAACGCAACGTGCTTGGGCGTCGATTTTTAGAGCATTACAAGATAAAGCGGAAATCACTGACAATCGTGTGAAATTCTTTTAG
- a CDS encoding DUF3108 domain-containing protein, translating into MKKLVTLTLLLFSLFSQVFAQELPHLKESAFKGGEKLQYKLKYGFLSAATGLLTVTDTKSGSGTPAFRLYATGKTAGAFAIYTVKNEYNSYIDGKSYLPYYYTENIREGGYRRNDKVTFDQKNKAVSGNKGNFKSTVSQTFDLLSAYYFARNLDLSSVKEGQSFKLTYFLNDEIATLGIKYIGIETIETELGSLQCLKFSPEIKPGRIFKKNSKLYLWVTNDGNRIPVKANVDILIGSVTLELLQADGLKYKLGQRVSYSK; encoded by the coding sequence ATGAAAAAGCTAGTCACTTTAACACTATTATTATTCAGTTTATTTAGTCAAGTATTTGCTCAAGAGCTTCCTCACCTGAAAGAATCAGCTTTTAAAGGTGGAGAAAAATTACAATATAAATTGAAATACGGGTTTCTATCTGCAGCAACAGGTTTATTAACAGTCACAGATACCAAATCAGGATCAGGCACTCCAGCATTTAGATTATATGCAACAGGGAAAACCGCTGGTGCATTTGCCATTTATACTGTAAAAAACGAATATAACTCTTACATTGATGGAAAAAGTTATTTGCCTTATTACTATACGGAGAATATTAGAGAAGGTGGCTATAGACGTAATGATAAGGTAACTTTTGATCAAAAAAATAAAGCGGTAAGTGGAAATAAAGGTAATTTTAAAAGTACCGTTTCTCAAACATTTGATTTACTATCTGCTTATTATTTTGCTAGAAACTTAGACTTGTCATCCGTAAAAGAGGGACAATCTTTTAAATTAACGTATTTCTTAAATGACGAAATCGCCACTTTAGGAATAAAATATATTGGTATCGAAACCATTGAAACAGAATTAGGATCTTTACAATGCCTAAAATTTAGTCCTGAAATCAAACCAGGTAGAATTTTCAAAAAGAATAGTAAGTTGTATCTTTGGGTAACCAATGATGGGAATCGTATTCCTGTAAAAGCGAATGTTGACATTTTAATTGGATCTGTCACATTAGAGCTTCTCCAAGCCGATGGCTTGAAGTATAAACTCGGACAACGAGTGAGCTATTCAAAATAA
- a CDS encoding DUF2480 family protein: protein MDIQTDIVNKVAQSGIITIDLAKFKPTGEFVQYDIKDNLFHGLILKEKDFRDFIKEHDWSQYTGKHVAITCSSDAIVQTWAYMLLATKLEPFATTVVFGDLDELERILFAQAIAQVDMSPYTDQRIVVKGCGDIKVPESAFVQFSFQLAKVAKSIMYGEPCSTVPVFKRK, encoded by the coding sequence ATGGATATTCAAACTGACATTGTTAATAAAGTTGCTCAAAGTGGTATCATCACCATCGATTTAGCTAAATTCAAACCTACTGGTGAATTTGTCCAATATGATATTAAGGATAATCTTTTTCATGGATTGATTTTAAAGGAGAAGGATTTTAGAGATTTTATCAAGGAACATGACTGGTCTCAATATACAGGTAAACATGTAGCGATTACTTGTTCATCAGATGCTATTGTACAAACATGGGCTTATATGCTTTTAGCAACCAAATTAGAGCCTTTTGCGACGACTGTTGTGTTTGGTGATTTGGATGAATTAGAGCGCATATTATTTGCACAGGCTATCGCTCAAGTCGATATGTCGCCATATACAGATCAGCGGATAGTTGTAAAAGGTTGTGGTGATATTAAAGTACCTGAATCTGCTTTTGTACAGTTTTCCTTCCAATTAGCAAAAGTTGCTAAAAGCATTATGTACGGCGAACCGTGTTCTACCGTTCCTGTATTTAAACGGAAATAG